In Dysidea avara chromosome 3, odDysAvar1.4, whole genome shotgun sequence, a single window of DNA contains:
- the LOC136251518 gene encoding uncharacterized protein isoform X5, whose amino-acid sequence MVVCIICTGYTGDSVFVQVILGTVCLYRLYWGQCVCTDYTGDSVFVQVILGTVCLYRLYWGQCVCTDYTGDSVFVQVILGIVCLYRLYWGQCVCTDYTGDSVFVQVILGTVCLYRLYWGQCVCTGYTGDSVFVQVILGIVCLYRLYWGQCVCTGYTGDSVFVQIILGTVCLYRLYWGQCVCTGYTGDSVFVQIILGTVCLYSLYWGQCVCTGYTGDSVFVQVILGTVCLYRLYWGQCVCTGYTGDSVFVQIILGTVCLYRLHWGQCVCTDYTGDSVFVQVILGTVCLYRLYWGQCVCTGYTGDSVFVQVILGIVCLYRLYWG is encoded by the exons ATGGTAGTCTGTATtatttgtacaggttatactggggacagtgtgtttgtacaggttatactggggacagtgtgtttgtacaggttatactggggacagtgtgtttgtacagattatactggggacagtgtgtttgtacaggttatactggggacagtgtgtttgtacagattatactggggacagtgtgtttgtacagattatactggggacagtgtgtttgtacaggttatactggggatagtgtgtttgtacaggttatactggggacagtgtgtttgtacagattatactggggacagtgtgtttgtacaggttatactggggacagtgtgtttgtacagattatactggggacagtgtgtttgtacaggttatactggggacagtgtgtttgtacaggttatactggggatagtgtgtttgtacaggttatactggggacagtgtgtttgtacaggttatactggggacagtgtgtttgtacagattatactggggacagtgtgtttgtacaggttatactggggacagtgtgtttgtacaggttatactggggatagtgtgtttgtacagattatactggggacagtgtgtttgtacagcttatactggggacagtgtgtttgtacaggttatactggggacagtgtgtttgtacaggttatactggggacagtgtgtttgtacaggttatactggggacagtgtgtttgtacaggttatactggggacagtgtgtttgtacagattatactggggacagtgtgtttgtacagattacactggggacagtgtgtttgtacagattatactggggacagtgtgtttgtacaggttatactggggacagtgtgtttgtacaggttatactggggacagtgtgtttgtacag gttatactggggatagtgtgtttgtacaggttatactggggatagtgtgtttgtacag gttatactggggatag
- the LOC136251518 gene encoding uncharacterized protein isoform X1, with the protein MVVCIICTGYTGDSVFVQVILGTVCLYRLYWGQCVCTDYTGDSVFVQVILGTVCLYRLYWGQCVCTDYTGDSVFVQVILGIVCLYRLYWGQCVCTDYTGDSVFVQVILGTVCLYRLYWGQCVCTGYTGDSVFVQVILGIVCLYRLYWGQCVCTGYTGDSVFVQIILGTVCLYRLYWGQCVCTGYTGDSVFVQIILGTVCLYSLYWGQCVCTGYTGDSVFVQVILGTVCLYRLYWGQCVCTGYTGDSVFVQIILGTVCLYRLHWGQCVCTDYTGDSVFVQVILGTVCLYRLYWGQCVCTGYTGDSVFVQAILGIVCLYRLYLGQCVCTGYTGDSVFVQVILGIVCLYRLYWGQCVCTGYTGDSVFVQVILGIVCLYRLYWGQCVCTGYTGDSVFVQIILGTVCLYRLYWGQCVCTDYTGDSVFVQVILGTVCLYRLYWGQCVCTDYTGDSVFVQVILGTVYLYRLYWG; encoded by the exons ATGGTAGTCTGTATtatttgtacaggttatactggggacagtgtgtttgtacaggttatactggggacagtgtgtttgtacaggttatactggggacagtgtgtttgtacagattatactggggacagtgtgtttgtacaggttatactggggacagtgtgtttgtacagattatactggggacagtgtgtttgtacagattatactggggacagtgtgtttgtacaggttatactggggatagtgtgtttgtacaggttatactggggacagtgtgtttgtacagattatactggggacagtgtgtttgtacaggttatactggggacagtgtgtttgtacagattatactggggacagtgtgtttgtacaggttatactggggacagtgtgtttgtacaggttatactggggatagtgtgtttgtacaggttatactggggacagtgtgtttgtacaggttatactggggacagtgtgtttgtacagattatactggggacagtgtgtttgtacaggttatactggggacagtgtgtttgtacaggttatactggggatagtgtgtttgtacagattatactggggacagtgtgtttgtacagcttatactggggacagtgtgtttgtacaggttatactggggacagtgtgtttgtacaggttatactggggacagtgtgtttgtacaggttatactggggacagtgtgtttgtacaggttatactggggacagtgtgtttgtacagattatactggggacagtgtgtttgtacagattacactggggacagtgtgtttgtacagattatactggggacagtgtgtttgtacaggttatactggggacagtgtgtttgtacaggttatactggggacagtgtgtttgtacaggttatactggggatagtgtgtttgtacaggctatactggggatagtgtgtttgtacaggttatacttgggacagtgtgtttgtacaggttatactggggatagtgtgtttgtacaggttatactggggatagtgtgtttgtacaggttatactggggacagtgtgtttgtacaggttatactggggacagtgtgtttgtacaggttatactggggatagtgtgtttgtacaggttatactggggacagtgtgtttgtacaggttatactggggacagtgtgtttgtacagattatactggggacagtgtgtttgtacagattatactggggacagtgtgtttgtacagattatactggggacagtgtgtttgtacaggttatactggggacagtgtgtttgtacag gttatactggggacagtgtgtttgtacagattatactggggacagtgtgtttgtacaggttatactggggacagtgtatttgtacaggttatactggggatag
- the LOC136251518 gene encoding uncharacterized protein isoform X2, with protein sequence MVVCIICTGYTGDSVFVQVILGTVCLYRLYWGQCVCTDYTGDSVFVQVILGTVCLYRLYWGQCVCTDYTGDSVFVQVILGIVCLYRLYWGQCVCTDYTGDSVFVQVILGTVCLYRLYWGQCVCTGYTGDSVFVQVILGIVCLYRLYWGQCVCTGYTGDSVFVQIILGTVCLYRLYWGQCVCTGYTGDSVFVQIILGTVCLYSLYWGQCVCTGYTGDSVFVQVILGTVCLYRLYWGQCVCTGYTGDSVFVQIILGTVCLYRLHWGQCVCTDYTGDSVFVQVILGTVCLYRLYWGQCVCTGYTGDSVFVQAILGIVCLYRLYLGQCVCTGYTGDSVFVQVILGIVCLYRLYWGQCVCTGYTGDSVFVQVILGIVCLYRLYWGQCVCTDYTGDSVFVQIILGTVCLYRLYWGQCVCTGYTGDSVFVQVILGIVCLYRLYWG encoded by the exons ATGGTAGTCTGTATtatttgtacaggttatactggggacagtgtgtttgtacaggttatactggggacagtgtgtttgtacaggttatactggggacagtgtgtttgtacagattatactggggacagtgtgtttgtacaggttatactggggacagtgtgtttgtacagattatactggggacagtgtgtttgtacagattatactggggacagtgtgtttgtacaggttatactggggatagtgtgtttgtacaggttatactggggacagtgtgtttgtacagattatactggggacagtgtgtttgtacaggttatactggggacagtgtgtttgtacagattatactggggacagtgtgtttgtacaggttatactggggacagtgtgtttgtacaggttatactggggatagtgtgtttgtacaggttatactggggacagtgtgtttgtacaggttatactggggacagtgtgtttgtacagattatactggggacagtgtgtttgtacaggttatactggggacagtgtgtttgtacaggttatactggggatagtgtgtttgtacagattatactggggacagtgtgtttgtacagcttatactggggacagtgtgtttgtacaggttatactggggacagtgtgtttgtacaggttatactggggacagtgtgtttgtacaggttatactggggacagtgtgtttgtacaggttatactggggacagtgtgtttgtacagattatactggggacagtgtgtttgtacagattacactggggacagtgtgtttgtacagattatactggggacagtgtgtttgtacaggttatactggggacagtgtgtttgtacaggttatactggggacagtgtgtttgtacaggttatactggggatagtgtgtttgtacaggctatactggggatagtgtgtttgtacaggttatacttgggacagtgtgtttgtacaggttatactggggatagtgtgtttgtacaggttatactggggatagtgtgtttgtacaggttatactggggacagtgtgtttgtacaggttatactggggacagtgtgtttgtacaggttatactggggatagtgtgtttgtacaggttatactggggacagtgtgtttgtacag attatactggggacagtgtgtttgtacagattatactggggacagtgtgtttgtacaggttatactggggacagtgtgtttgtacaggttatactggggatagtgtgtttgtacag gttatactggggatagtgtgtttgtacaggttatactggggatag
- the LOC136251518 gene encoding uncharacterized protein isoform X4, which translates to MVVCIICTGYTGDSVFVQVILGTVCLYRLYWGQCVCTDYTGDSVFVQVILGTVCLYRLYWGQCVCTDYTGDSVFVQVILGIVCLYRLYWGQCVCTDYTGDSVFVQVILGTVCLYRLYWGQCVCTGYTGDSVFVQVILGIVCLYRLYWGQCVCTGYTGDSVFVQIILGTVCLYRLYWGQCVCTGYTGDSVFVQIILGTVCLYSLYWGQCVCTGYTGDSVFVQVILGTVCLYRLYWGQCVCTGYTGDSVFVQIILGTVCLYRLHWGQCVCTDYTGDSVFVQVILGTVCLYRLYWGQCVCTGYTGDSVFVQAILGIVCLYRLYWG; encoded by the exons ATGGTAGTCTGTATtatttgtacaggttatactggggacagtgtgtttgtacaggttatactggggacagtgtgtttgtacaggttatactggggacagtgtgtttgtacagattatactggggacagtgtgtttgtacaggttatactggggacagtgtgtttgtacagattatactggggacagtgtgtttgtacagattatactggggacagtgtgtttgtacaggttatactggggatagtgtgtttgtacaggttatactggggacagtgtgtttgtacagattatactggggacagtgtgtttgtacaggttatactggggacagtgtgtttgtacagattatactggggacagtgtgtttgtacaggttatactggggacagtgtgtttgtacaggttatactggggatagtgtgtttgtacaggttatactggggacagtgtgtttgtacaggttatactggggacagtgtgtttgtacagattatactggggacagtgtgtttgtacaggttatactggggacagtgtgtttgtacaggttatactggggatagtgtgtttgtacagattatactggggacagtgtgtttgtacagcttatactggggacagtgtgtttgtacaggttatactggggacagtgtgtttgtacaggttatactggggacagtgtgtttgtacaggttatactggggacagtgtgtttgtacaggttatactggggacagtgtgtttgtacagattatactggggacagtgtgtttgtacagattacactggggacagtgtgtttgtacagattatactggggacagtgtgtttgtacaggttatactggggacagtgtgtttgtacaggttatactggggacagtgtgtttgtacaggttatactggggatagtgtgtttgtacaggctatactggggatagtgtgtttgtacag gttatactggggatag
- the LOC136251518 gene encoding uncharacterized protein isoform X3, with protein sequence MVVCIICTGYTGDSVFVQVILGTVCLYRLYWGQCVCTDYTGDSVFVQVILGTVCLYRLYWGQCVCTDYTGDSVFVQVILGIVCLYRLYWGQCVCTDYTGDSVFVQVILGTVCLYRLYWGQCVCTGYTGDSVFVQVILGIVCLYRLYWGQCVCTGYTGDSVFVQIILGTVCLYRLYWGQCVCTGYTGDSVFVQIILGTVCLYSLYWGQCVCTGYTGDSVFVQVILGTVCLYRLYWGQCVCTGYTGDSVFVQIILGTVCLYRLHWGQCVCTDYTGDSVFVQVILGTVCLYRLYWGQCVCTGYTGDSVFVQAILGIVCLYRLYLGQCVCTGYTGDSVFVQVILGIVCLYRLYWG encoded by the exons ATGGTAGTCTGTATtatttgtacaggttatactggggacagtgtgtttgtacaggttatactggggacagtgtgtttgtacaggttatactggggacagtgtgtttgtacagattatactggggacagtgtgtttgtacaggttatactggggacagtgtgtttgtacagattatactggggacagtgtgtttgtacagattatactggggacagtgtgtttgtacaggttatactggggatagtgtgtttgtacaggttatactggggacagtgtgtttgtacagattatactggggacagtgtgtttgtacaggttatactggggacagtgtgtttgtacagattatactggggacagtgtgtttgtacaggttatactggggacagtgtgtttgtacaggttatactggggatagtgtgtttgtacaggttatactggggacagtgtgtttgtacaggttatactggggacagtgtgtttgtacagattatactggggacagtgtgtttgtacaggttatactggggacagtgtgtttgtacaggttatactggggatagtgtgtttgtacagattatactggggacagtgtgtttgtacagcttatactggggacagtgtgtttgtacaggttatactggggacagtgtgtttgtacaggttatactggggacagtgtgtttgtacaggttatactggggacagtgtgtttgtacaggttatactggggacagtgtgtttgtacagattatactggggacagtgtgtttgtacagattacactggggacagtgtgtttgtacagattatactggggacagtgtgtttgtacaggttatactggggacagtgtgtttgtacaggttatactggggacagtgtgtttgtacaggttatactggggatagtgtgtttgtacaggctatactggggatagtgtgtttgtacaggttatacttgggacagtgtgtttgtacaggttatactggggatagtgtgtttgtacaggttatactggggatagtgtgtttgtacag gttatactggggatag